Proteins from a single region of Alloscardovia omnicolens:
- a CDS encoding DNA topoisomerase IV subunit B produces MAAKKTAKEEYNADSLSVLEGLDAVRKRPGMYIGTTDSQGLMHCLWEIIDNSVDEALAGVCTQITVTLHTDGSITVEDNGRGIPIDKESKTGLSGVEVVLTKLHAGAKFGSSSYNAVGGLHGVGSSVVNALSERLDVEVDRDGHTYRMEFHKGHPGVYTDADPSMPSAQSPFKPTAKRKATELRVVGTYEGNHTGTRIRYWLDPEIFNATAQFNYEQLVDRVRQTSFLVPGLKIIVVDESIAEETDHIDAHVDNDDSSSQESMVNQTGLDNTQVSDPTALDSDSEILSDTAHSINSAHQQTKLAHPRTQIFHHEGGIVDYVDFLTSGEAVSDIWHITGQDTYEEETQIVTAQGDLRAEMIERTCDVDIALRWVNDYETTVRSFVNVVETPGGGMHVDGFLNSITKQVRKNVEANARKLKYNTKDSSMKIERDDVVSGLVAVVTVRIAEPQFQGQTKDVLGTAPVKPIVTKMTDKQFGEMVAGSRRGFKEQSMRVLEKIVGEMHARIQARKTKEVTRRKNALESASMPSKLSDCQPGNDDIAELFIVEGDSALGTAKAARNSMFQALLPIRGKILNVQKASTAQILANKECSSIIQVVGAGSGSTFDVSQSRYNKVVMMTDADVDGAHIRTLLLTLFYRYMRPLIAEGHVYAAVPPLHRIALTGKRKGEYIYTYSEDELGIKLQQLREQGIGFNEDIQRYKGLGEMDADQLADTTMDPRTRMLRRIRLEDAAHASDIFSLLMGDEVPPRKQFIIDNADDFDRSKIDA; encoded by the coding sequence ATGGCTGCTAAGAAAACAGCAAAAGAAGAATATAATGCTGACAGCCTCTCCGTTTTGGAGGGGCTAGATGCCGTACGTAAACGTCCTGGTATGTACATCGGTACCACCGATAGCCAAGGACTTATGCACTGTTTATGGGAAATCATCGATAATTCTGTAGACGAAGCGCTTGCAGGCGTGTGTACACAGATTACCGTGACTTTGCATACAGATGGGTCTATTACTGTAGAAGATAACGGTCGCGGTATTCCTATTGATAAGGAATCTAAAACTGGCTTATCTGGTGTAGAAGTGGTACTGACGAAGCTTCATGCTGGTGCTAAATTTGGTAGTTCCTCTTATAACGCTGTGGGTGGTTTGCATGGCGTTGGTTCCTCTGTTGTTAATGCTTTAAGTGAGCGTTTGGACGTAGAAGTTGATCGTGATGGACACACATATCGCATGGAATTCCATAAGGGACATCCTGGCGTGTATACAGATGCTGATCCGAGCATGCCATCTGCACAATCACCATTCAAGCCAACTGCCAAGCGCAAAGCGACTGAACTTCGTGTAGTAGGCACCTATGAGGGTAATCATACGGGCACACGTATTCGATACTGGTTGGATCCAGAAATTTTCAACGCGACGGCTCAATTTAATTATGAGCAACTGGTTGATCGTGTGCGCCAAACTTCTTTCTTAGTGCCCGGCTTAAAAATTATTGTGGTTGATGAGTCCATTGCTGAAGAAACAGATCACATAGATGCGCACGTAGATAACGATGACTCATCTTCACAAGAGTCGATGGTCAATCAGACTGGATTGGATAATACGCAAGTATCTGACCCTACTGCACTCGACAGTGATAGCGAAATCCTGAGCGATACAGCTCATAGCATTAATTCAGCGCATCAGCAGACCAAACTGGCGCATCCGCGCACTCAAATATTCCATCATGAGGGTGGCATTGTTGACTATGTTGACTTTTTAACAAGTGGGGAAGCAGTCAGCGATATTTGGCATATTACCGGTCAAGACACTTATGAAGAAGAAACACAAATCGTTACTGCGCAAGGCGATTTACGTGCGGAGATGATTGAACGTACCTGTGATGTGGATATTGCGTTGCGGTGGGTTAATGATTATGAAACAACTGTACGCAGCTTTGTCAACGTGGTAGAAACTCCTGGCGGAGGTATGCATGTTGATGGTTTCCTCAATTCCATTACTAAGCAAGTGCGCAAAAATGTAGAAGCCAATGCGCGTAAGCTCAAATACAATACTAAAGATTCGAGTATGAAAATTGAGCGCGATGACGTGGTATCTGGCTTAGTAGCTGTTGTTACAGTGCGTATTGCGGAGCCGCAATTCCAAGGTCAGACAAAAGATGTACTGGGAACAGCGCCTGTGAAACCTATTGTTACCAAAATGACTGATAAGCAGTTTGGTGAAATGGTAGCCGGGTCACGTCGCGGCTTTAAAGAGCAATCCATGCGAGTATTGGAAAAAATCGTAGGGGAGATGCATGCTCGCATTCAAGCGCGTAAAACCAAAGAGGTGACGCGCCGCAAGAATGCCTTGGAATCCGCTTCTATGCCGTCCAAACTTTCTGATTGCCAGCCAGGTAATGACGATATTGCTGAATTGTTTATTGTGGAAGGTGATTCTGCATTAGGAACAGCAAAGGCTGCGCGTAACTCGATGTTCCAGGCACTGCTTCCTATCCGCGGTAAGATTTTGAATGTGCAGAAAGCTTCTACTGCTCAGATTCTTGCCAATAAAGAATGCTCTTCTATTATTCAGGTCGTGGGTGCAGGCTCAGGTTCAACCTTTGATGTGAGCCAGTCACGCTATAACAAAGTAGTGATGATGACAGATGCAGATGTGGATGGAGCTCATATTCGTACGCTGTTGCTGACGCTGTTCTACCGTTATATGCGTCCACTCATTGCTGAAGGCCATGTGTATGCTGCTGTTCCGCCACTTCATCGCATTGCTTTAACAGGCAAGCGTAAAGGTGAATATATTTACACCTATTCAGAAGATGAACTAGGAATAAAGCTGCAGCAATTGCGCGAGCAAGGTATTGGCTTTAACGAGGATATTCAACGCTATAAGGGTCTGGGAGAGATGGATGCTGATCAGTTAGCAGACACTACGATGGATCCACGGACGCGTATGTTGCGCCGTATTCGACTCGAAGATGCAGCTCACGCGTCAGATATTTTCAGTTTGCTCATGGGAGATGAAGTTCCACCACGCAAGCAGTTTATTATTGACAATGCTGATGATTTCGATCGTTCAAAAATCGATGCGTAA